One stretch of Shewanella sp. Arc9-LZ DNA includes these proteins:
- a CDS encoding AlkA N-terminal domain-containing protein: MVQINSDCSIAAQICQQARLSRDARFDGQFFTGVLTTGIFCRTICPAPAPYEKNVRYFDSAIKAANAGLRPCLRCRPDSAPSSFAWLGSQTTLMRAITLIEQGFLNGEDAGTIVKLADKLGITSRYLNKLFNQGLGTSPKRFALYQQLMFAKQLLHQTQLSMTDIAMAAGFNSIRRFNEIFKQELLLTPSDLRRKSRRSTDETHPYKKNQVSINIKPITLALSYRPPLNWAKMLAFYAFRQVDNMEVIDDISGRYGRTFSFNGVEGFFYISLNADKPQLDVSIYLADANDIKSLHYITLQLRRMFDLDADMAIIQQALSPIIELGAKIDSGLRIPAAGSVFEAACRAVLGQQVSVVQATKLLNLLVESYGETLFIDGKTWRLFPTAQAIASASLDELNMPGARKLALNALGQFVHQHPDSTPDDWLSVKGIGPWTVAYAKMRGLSDPDVFLSSDLVIKNRLHALRDQSGKPIETTKSYLSIAADIAKQASPWGSYLTFQLWDNDPVAAKNG, encoded by the coding sequence ATGGTCCAGATTAACAGTGATTGTAGTATTGCAGCACAGATCTGCCAGCAAGCAAGGCTTAGTCGTGATGCTCGCTTTGATGGCCAATTTTTTACCGGAGTTCTCACTACTGGTATTTTTTGCCGAACAATTTGTCCCGCTCCTGCGCCCTATGAAAAAAATGTCCGTTATTTTGATTCTGCGATAAAAGCGGCTAATGCTGGACTTAGGCCTTGTCTTCGGTGTCGCCCTGATAGTGCACCGAGTTCATTTGCGTGGTTAGGTTCTCAAACAACGTTAATGCGTGCTATCACGTTAATCGAACAAGGCTTTTTAAATGGTGAAGATGCAGGAACGATCGTCAAGTTGGCTGATAAGTTAGGCATTACCAGTCGGTATTTAAATAAACTCTTTAACCAAGGTTTGGGGACTTCACCTAAACGTTTTGCGTTATATCAGCAGTTGATGTTTGCTAAGCAGTTATTACACCAAACACAATTATCAATGACAGACATCGCCATGGCCGCTGGTTTTAATAGCATCAGGCGCTTTAATGAAATTTTTAAACAAGAACTACTATTAACACCGAGTGATTTACGCCGAAAGAGCCGACGTTCAACTGATGAAACTCATCCTTATAAAAAAAACCAAGTGAGTATTAACATTAAACCAATAACATTAGCACTATCTTATCGGCCACCCCTAAATTGGGCGAAGATGTTGGCTTTTTATGCCTTTCGTCAAGTTGATAATATGGAGGTCATTGATGATATTTCGGGACGTTATGGCCGAACCTTCTCATTTAATGGTGTAGAAGGCTTTTTTTACATTTCACTGAATGCCGATAAACCTCAACTTGATGTGAGTATTTACTTAGCCGATGCCAATGATATTAAATCCTTGCATTATATTACTCTGCAATTACGGCGTATGTTTGATTTAGATGCTGACATGGCGATAATCCAGCAGGCATTATCTCCTATTATAGAATTAGGCGCCAAAATTGATAGTGGTTTGCGTATTCCCGCGGCAGGTAGTGTATTTGAGGCCGCTTGCCGTGCCGTATTAGGGCAACAAGTGAGTGTCGTGCAAGCCACTAAACTATTAAATTTATTGGTTGAATCTTATGGTGAAACACTGTTCATCGATGGTAAGACTTGGCGGTTATTTCCGACGGCACAAGCTATTGCTAGCGCTTCATTAGATGAACTTAACATGCCAGGAGCTCGAAAATTAGCATTAAATGCCTTGGGGCAATTTGTTCATCAACATCCAGACTCAACGCCTGACGATTGGTTGTCCGTAAAAGGTATCGGTCCATGGACTGTTGCTTACGCGAAAATGCGAGGTTTGAGTGACCCTGATGTTTTTTTGAGTTCTGATTTAGTCATCAAAAATCGTCTTCATGCGTTACGTGACCAATCGGGTAAACCTATTGAAACCACTAAATCTTACTTAAGCATTGCTGCCGACATTGCAAAACAAGCATCACCTTGGGGCAGCTACTTAACCTTCCAGCTTTGGGATAACGACCCTGTCGCTGCAAAAAACGGATAA
- a CDS encoding methylated-DNA--[protein]-cysteine S-methyltransferase, with the protein MTHFTSPKCHALVTSPVGLLSLKASEYGLTHLQVEDLAQTSLLVEIQTQFILQQSNTETTQDLLIQAQQHIDTTVIQLTEYFANQRQHFSVPLAPKGTVFQHEVWHALSQLTFGHRCSYSDIANTIGRPKAVRAVGAANGANPIAIIVPCHRVIGKGGKLTGYAYGLDMKQWLLDLEGIEEIN; encoded by the coding sequence ATGACCCATTTTACTTCGCCGAAGTGTCATGCTTTAGTCACAAGTCCTGTTGGTTTACTCTCGCTTAAAGCATCTGAGTATGGATTAACCCATCTACAGGTTGAAGATCTTGCCCAAACGAGCTTGCTCGTAGAGATTCAAACTCAGTTTATACTCCAACAAAGCAATACTGAGACTACTCAAGATTTATTGATACAAGCCCAACAACACATTGATACAACCGTAATTCAATTAACAGAGTACTTCGCTAATCAAAGGCAGCATTTCAGTGTTCCACTAGCGCCTAAAGGTACCGTGTTTCAACATGAGGTTTGGCATGCTCTGAGTCAATTAACATTCGGCCACCGCTGCAGTTACAGTGATATCGCTAATACTATTGGGCGACCTAAAGCTGTCAGAGCGGTCGGGGCTGCAAATGGTGCAAACCCAATAGCCATTATCGTTCCTTGTCATCGGGTGATAGGCAAAGGCGGTAAGTTAACCGGTTATGCTTATGGGCTCGATATGAAGCAGTGGCTACTAGACTTAGAAGGGATTGAAGAAATTAACTAA
- the gltX gene encoding glutamate--tRNA ligase, whose translation MTTKTRFAPSPTGFLHVGGARTALYSWLHARANNGEFVLRIEDTDIERSTQEACDAILDGMNWLGLTWDEGPYYQTKRFDRYNEIIAQMLDKGTAYKCYCSRERIESMREDQAAQGLQQKYDGCCRNLAPRDTDEPFVVRFKNPIEGSVIFDDHVRGRIEISNDMLDDLIIKRTDGVPTYNFCVVVDDWDMGITCVVRGEDHINNTPRQINILKALGAPIPEYAHVSMILGDDGAKLSKRHGAVGVMQYRDDGYLPEALLNYLVRLGWSHGDQEIFSMDELKTLFKLDDINKAASAFNTDKLIWLNQHYIKSLDPVYVASHLQWHMDDQKIDTSNGPALTEIVTALSERAKTLKELAASSRYFYEDFADFDEAQAKKHLRGVALEPLTLFNQKLSELNDWSVENIHNVIEATATELDVGMGKVGMPLRVAVTGAGQSPALDLTLFLIGKERSAQRISKAIEFVADRINS comes from the coding sequence ATGACTACTAAGACGCGTTTTGCTCCAAGTCCAACTGGTTTTCTTCATGTAGGTGGTGCTCGTACAGCACTTTATTCATGGTTGCACGCACGTGCTAACAATGGTGAATTTGTACTTCGTATTGAAGACACTGATATTGAACGTTCAACTCAAGAAGCATGTGATGCCATTCTTGACGGTATGAACTGGTTAGGTTTGACTTGGGATGAAGGTCCTTATTACCAAACTAAACGTTTTGATCGTTATAATGAAATTATTGCGCAAATGCTAGACAAAGGCACTGCATACAAATGCTATTGCTCGCGTGAACGCATTGAGAGCATGCGTGAAGACCAAGCGGCGCAAGGTTTGCAACAGAAATACGACGGTTGTTGTCGTAACCTTGCACCTCGTGATACTGATGAGCCTTTTGTTGTTCGCTTTAAAAACCCAATTGAAGGAAGTGTGATATTTGATGATCACGTTCGTGGTCGAATCGAAATTTCTAACGACATGCTTGATGATTTAATCATTAAGCGTACTGATGGCGTACCAACCTATAATTTCTGTGTTGTAGTCGATGACTGGGACATGGGTATTACCTGCGTTGTACGCGGTGAAGATCATATCAATAACACGCCACGCCAAATCAACATCCTTAAAGCATTAGGCGCACCGATCCCTGAATATGCACATGTGTCGATGATTCTAGGTGACGATGGCGCTAAGCTATCTAAACGTCATGGTGCTGTGGGCGTTATGCAATACCGTGATGACGGGTATCTACCAGAAGCACTATTAAACTATCTTGTTCGCTTAGGTTGGTCTCATGGCGATCAAGAAATATTTTCAATGGACGAGTTGAAAACGCTGTTTAAGTTAGATGATATCAATAAGGCTGCTTCAGCTTTTAATACTGATAAGCTCATTTGGTTAAACCAACATTATATCAAGTCTCTCGATCCTGTTTATGTCGCATCACATTTACAATGGCATATGGATGATCAGAAAATTGATACTAGTAATGGTCCAGCGTTAACTGAAATTGTTACAGCATTATCTGAACGTGCGAAAACATTAAAAGAATTAGCTGCTTCAAGTCGTTACTTCTATGAAGACTTTGCTGATTTTGATGAAGCCCAAGCTAAGAAGCATTTACGTGGCGTGGCACTAGAGCCTTTAACATTGTTCAATCAAAAGTTATCTGAACTAAATGATTGGAGCGTAGAGAATATTCACAACGTTATTGAAGCGACAGCGACAGAACTTGATGTCGGCATGGGTAAAGTAGGTATGCCTTTACGCGTTGCGGTTACTGGCGCAGGACAGTCTCCTGCATTAGATTTAACCTTGTTCTTAATCGGAAAAGAAAGATCTGCACAAAGAATATCCAAAGCGATTGAATTTGTAGCAGATAGAATAAATTCCTAA
- a CDS encoding ABC transporter ATP-binding protein, protein MFKFFESLTQALPQEEPTKPPNTLYAFCRHYTRGFGLPLIIMSVLTAIMAMLEVSLFGFMGQLVDWLVSKNPQTLWQDESTTLITMSVIVLVVIPLVVWLHASIVHQTLLGNYPMAIRWQAHRYLLKQSISFYQDDFAGRIATKVMQTSLAVRETVMKLLDVLMYILVYFTSMLVMIATADVRLMLPMLVWLAAYVLIQWKLVPKLKAISTEQADARSTMTGRIVDSYTNISTVKLFSHTTQEADYAQDSMTRFLKTVYGQMRLVTVINVLVQIINYILAFTIAAVSIWLWADNAITVGAIAIAVSLALRLNGMSQWIMWEISSLFENIGTVTDGMNTLSKPIAIQDKIDAKDIVVDHGKIDFNQVCFHYGEKTGVIEQLNLNIKAGEKVGLVGRSGAGKSTLVNLLMRFHDVEKGQILIDDQPITDITQDSLRANIGMVTQDTSLLHRSIRENILYGDPHASDEKLIAAITQAQAAEFIDNLTDPFGNKGLDAQVGERGVKLSGGQRQRIAIARVLLKNAPILLLDEATSALDSEVEAAIQESLYELMEGKTVIAIAHRLSTIAAMDRLIVLDKGCVVEQGTHQELINAKGIYAQLWAHQTGGFLGLD, encoded by the coding sequence ATGTTTAAATTTTTTGAATCATTGACCCAAGCTTTACCACAAGAAGAACCGACTAAGCCACCCAATACTTTGTACGCATTTTGTCGTCATTATACCCGCGGGTTTGGTTTACCTTTAATTATCATGTCAGTACTGACAGCCATAATGGCAATGTTGGAAGTGTCATTGTTTGGTTTTATGGGGCAACTGGTAGATTGGTTGGTCTCCAAAAATCCGCAAACATTGTGGCAAGATGAAAGCACTACGTTAATTACCATGTCAGTGATTGTCTTAGTGGTCATACCGCTGGTTGTCTGGTTACATGCTTCTATCGTGCACCAAACGCTTTTGGGTAACTACCCCATGGCTATTCGTTGGCAAGCACATCGCTATTTACTCAAGCAGAGTATTTCATTTTATCAAGATGATTTTGCAGGACGAATCGCCACAAAGGTAATGCAAACTTCGCTTGCTGTACGTGAAACGGTCATGAAACTACTGGATGTACTGATGTACATTTTGGTGTATTTCACCTCGATGTTGGTCATGATTGCCACTGCTGACGTTCGTTTAATGTTACCCATGCTCGTTTGGTTAGCGGCTTATGTGTTGATCCAATGGAAACTCGTTCCAAAGCTGAAAGCAATATCGACAGAACAAGCCGATGCTCGTTCAACAATGACCGGCCGTATTGTCGATAGTTATACCAACATCTCAACCGTAAAGCTGTTCTCGCATACGACTCAAGAAGCTGACTACGCCCAAGATAGTATGACGCGTTTCTTAAAAACCGTTTATGGCCAAATGCGTCTCGTAACGGTCATTAATGTTTTAGTACAAATCATTAATTACATATTAGCGTTCACCATTGCGGCTGTATCTATTTGGTTATGGGCAGACAATGCGATTACGGTTGGTGCCATTGCGATTGCGGTGAGTTTAGCGTTACGCTTGAATGGCATGTCACAATGGATTATGTGGGAAATCAGTTCGCTATTTGAAAATATTGGTACCGTTACCGATGGTATGAATACCTTATCAAAACCCATTGCTATCCAAGATAAAATCGATGCAAAAGACATTGTTGTTGACCACGGTAAAATAGACTTCAATCAGGTTTGCTTTCATTATGGTGAAAAAACCGGCGTCATTGAGCAACTAAATCTGAATATTAAAGCGGGCGAGAAAGTCGGTCTTGTAGGACGTTCTGGTGCAGGAAAATCGACCTTAGTCAACTTATTGATGCGTTTTCATGATGTTGAAAAAGGCCAAATATTGATTGATGATCAACCTATAACGGATATAACCCAAGACTCATTACGGGCAAATATTGGTATGGTGACTCAGGATACGTCGTTATTACATCGTTCGATCCGTGAAAACATTCTGTACGGTGATCCACATGCCAGTGATGAAAAATTAATAGCGGCGATAACTCAAGCACAAGCTGCAGAGTTTATTGACAATTTAACGGATCCCTTTGGTAACAAAGGGCTTGATGCCCAAGTGGGTGAGCGCGGCGTTAAGCTGTCTGGTGGACAACGTCAACGGATCGCCATTGCAAGAGTATTACTTAAGAATGCGCCAATTCTATTGCTTGATGAAGCCACTTCAGCATTAGATTCTGAAGTCGAAGCAGCGATTCAAGAGTCGTTGTATGAATTGATGGAAGGTAAAACAGTGATTGCGATAGCGCATCGACTTTCAACGATTGCAGCGATGGATAGACTCATTGTATTAGATAAAGGCTGTGTTGTTGAACAAGGTACTCATCAAGAACTGATTAATGCCAAAGGGATATACGCACAACTGTGGGCCCATCAAACTGGCGGATTTTTAGGGTTAGATTAA
- a CDS encoding TRAP transporter substrate-binding protein: protein MKKSTSTFTCPLKSIAKLATIATILAASFNVFAEPVEIKFSHVVAENTPKGQMALKFKELIEQRLPGEYVVNVFPNSQLFGDNNELAALLLNDVQFVAPSLSKFERFTKKLQIFDLPFLFENMAAVDRFQQSDSGQKLLNAMNRKGLVGLGYLHNGMKQFSANDPLALPKDANGKKFRIMASDVIAAQFDAVGAIPVKKPFSEVFTLLQTRAIDGQENTWSNTYSMKFYEVQSHITESNHGVLDYMVVTSNTFWKGLPADKRAIFKSSLDEAIALGNKIAAEKDNQDRQAIIDSKRSELVTLAPAARLQWVNAMKPVWAKFEDQIGKDMIDAAQAANTK from the coding sequence ATGAAAAAATCCACCAGTACCTTTACATGTCCACTCAAATCAATTGCTAAACTAGCAACAATTGCTACTATTCTGGCAGCGAGTTTTAATGTCTTTGCTGAACCTGTAGAAATTAAATTTTCGCATGTTGTTGCAGAAAACACACCAAAAGGACAAATGGCACTTAAGTTTAAAGAATTAATAGAGCAGCGTTTACCTGGTGAATACGTTGTTAACGTATTTCCTAACTCACAGTTATTTGGGGATAACAACGAGCTAGCAGCACTACTCCTAAACGATGTGCAATTTGTAGCACCGTCATTATCTAAGTTTGAGCGTTTTACCAAAAAACTACAGATTTTCGATTTACCTTTCTTATTTGAAAATATGGCAGCAGTTGATCGTTTTCAGCAGTCAGATTCAGGCCAAAAATTATTAAACGCAATGAACCGTAAAGGCCTTGTTGGTCTAGGTTATCTTCACAACGGCATGAAGCAATTCTCAGCGAACGATCCATTGGCATTACCAAAAGATGCTAACGGCAAAAAGTTCCGTATTATGGCATCTGATGTGATTGCAGCTCAATTTGATGCAGTTGGCGCGATTCCTGTTAAAAAGCCCTTTTCAGAAGTTTTTACTCTGCTACAAACACGCGCCATTGATGGTCAAGAAAACACTTGGTCAAATACCTACTCAATGAAATTCTATGAAGTACAAAGTCACATAACAGAAAGTAATCATGGCGTTTTAGATTACATGGTAGTGACCTCAAATACCTTCTGGAAAGGTCTACCCGCCGATAAACGAGCTATTTTTAAATCATCACTAGACGAAGCTATTGCACTTGGTAACAAAATTGCGGCTGAAAAAGATAATCAAGATAGACAAGCCATTATTGATTCTAAGCGCTCTGAATTAGTCACGTTAGCGCCTGCTGCACGCCTGCAATGGGTTAACGCTATGAAACCAGTTTGGGCTAAGTTTGAAGATCAAATTGGTAAAGACATGATTGATGCCGCTCAAGCTGCAAATACTAAATAG